Within Desulfobacter sp., the genomic segment GGCCAAATAGGGGGAGGTGGACTGTACCGACATCACGCCGTTGTGCGCCAGGTGCCGTTTGATTTTAAGGTAGAATTCCCTGGAATAGAGTTTGGTCAGTTCCGGGGAAGAGGGGTCGGGCATGTCCACAATGACCACATCCCATACACCGTCAACCTGTTCAAGGAATTTATCCGCATCCAGGTTCATCACCCTGACCTCGGCCAGGTGAACCGGTGCCGGCTTTTGTCCTGCCCGCCTTTTGTCCGGGCCTGAGGCATAGATCTGGCGGGCCGGGCCCGGGGTGACACCCGCCCCCTCCAGCCGGGTCACCCGTGCATCGGAAAAGGCGTTCCGGTTCATCCGGGTGAGCAGGGGGTGGGTGGCGGCCAGCGTTGTCATGGCCGGATCCAGGTCCACCAGGGTCACCTCTTTCACATCTTTGTATTTAAGCACCTCCCTGAGGGCGGCCCCGTCTCCCCCGCCCAGGATCAGCACCCGATTCCGGGAAGCGGACAGGGTCATGGGCGGATGGACCAGGGATTCGTGGTATCTGGCCTCGTCAATGGAGCAGAGCTGGAGGTTGCCGTTGAGAAAGAGGCGGGTTTCGTCCAGGGGCTTATAATGGGTGATGACGATGTGCTGATACTGGCTGGTCTTGGAGTAGACAATGGGATCGTCGTAAAGGGGCTGCTCGTTCTTCACCTGCCAGTCTCTGTTATTCATGTACCCGTAAACCACGGCGCAGAAGGTGGCGGCCATGGCCAGGGCCATGCATAGGTTTTTGGGGATCAGTTTTTTTTGGGTAAAATAGACAAAGGTGGCCAGGGCCAGGAAAAAATTCATCCCGGCTGTGAGGAATGCCCCCTCGGTGATGGGAAAGAACCTGAGCAGCAGAAACACATAGATCAGGGCCCCGGCCAGGCTGCCGATGTAGTCGGCGGAAAGGATATTGCCCAGGTTGGTGGACAATTCCCTGGAAAAATCGTTGTTGA encodes:
- a CDS encoding polyamine aminopropyltransferase, producing MPSDPTPSAPLPPETGGGVRTAPAPKFNFASALLCACMFASGACGIILEYIQASLASMILGNAFEQWAMVIGLMMFWMGFGSLIQAQIPKRRLIQAFIAIEISLALAGGFSPSLTYLSYGYTAHYSLVLYLFVSLIGILIGLEIPVIIRINNDFSRELSTNLGNILSADYIGSLAGALIYVFLLLRFFPITEGAFLTAGMNFFLALATFVYFTQKKLIPKNLCMALAMAATFCAVVYGYMNNRDWQVKNEQPLYDDPIVYSKTSQYQHIVITHYKPLDETRLFLNGNLQLCSIDEARYHESLVHPPMTLSASRNRVLILGGGDGAALREVLKYKDVKEVTLVDLDPAMTTLAATHPLLTRMNRNAFSDARVTRLEGAGVTPGPARQIYASGPDKRRAGQKPAPVHLAEVRVMNLDADKFLEQVDGVWDVVIVDMPDPSSPELTKLYSREFYLKIKRHLAHNGVMSVQSTSPYLAKESFLCIGRTLEAAGFAVTPYHENVPSFGDWGWYLGTRPDRDDKKMAGEIATIRFTVPTQYLTPEVFRSQTIFGKGMLETQTKEINTLLFPVLLTLYNHESWQLE